One Pseudomonas sp. AN-1 genomic region harbors:
- a CDS encoding shikimate dehydrogenase, protein MIRGSTELVAIVGSPIAQVKSPENFNTWFAQHHRDLAMIAIDLTEAALDDFLATLRGWRNLRGCVVTVPYKQVLAERLDGVSPRAAALRSVNVIRREADGRLLGDNVDGDGFLNAARQHGFQGHGQRALVVGTGGVGSAIAWALAEAGVAELTLADVSATRAEGLAALLRDAFPRLAVHSDYPSLAGFDLVVNASPVGMGGSGELPLPLAQLETLRAGALVADVVTSPEITPLLAFAQRMGCQVQTGAEMAFAQLGNLGAFMGVTPQQI, encoded by the coding sequence ATGATCCGCGGTTCGACCGAACTGGTAGCCATCGTCGGCTCCCCCATCGCCCAGGTGAAGTCGCCGGAGAACTTCAACACCTGGTTCGCCCAGCACCACAGGGACCTGGCGATGATCGCCATCGACCTGACCGAGGCGGCGCTGGACGATTTCCTCGCCACCCTGCGCGGCTGGCGCAACCTGCGCGGCTGCGTGGTCACCGTGCCGTACAAGCAGGTGCTGGCCGAGCGCCTGGACGGCGTCAGCCCACGTGCCGCTGCCTTGCGCTCGGTCAACGTGATCCGCCGCGAGGCCGACGGCCGCCTGCTCGGCGACAACGTCGACGGCGACGGCTTCCTCAACGCCGCGCGCCAGCACGGCTTCCAGGGCCACGGCCAGCGCGCCCTGGTGGTCGGCACCGGCGGGGTGGGCAGCGCCATCGCCTGGGCGCTGGCCGAAGCCGGGGTCGCCGAGCTGACCCTCGCCGACGTCAGCGCCACGCGCGCCGAAGGCCTGGCGGCGCTGCTGCGCGACGCCTTCCCGCGCCTGGCGGTGCACAGCGACTACCCGTCGCTGGCCGGCTTCGACCTGGTGGTCAACGCCTCGCCGGTGGGCATGGGCGGCAGCGGCGAACTGCCCCTACCGCTCGCCCAACTGGAAACCCTGCGCGCCGGCGCCCTGGTGGCCGACGTGGTGACCTCGCCGGAGATCACCCCGCTGCTTGCCTTCGCCCAGCGCATGGGCTGCCAGGTGCAGACCGGCGCCGAGATGGCCTTCGCCCAGCTCGGCAACCTCGGCGCCTTCATGGGCGTCACCCCGCAGCAGATCTGA
- a CDS encoding NIPSNAP family protein yields MYYELRTYTIKPTRLAEWLALYQSDALAVQTEHLGRLVGFFTTEFGEANQVVHIWAYESLDDRAVRRASMAADPRWTAFARKNRELDAVERLESRLMKPTGFSPLQ; encoded by the coding sequence ATGTACTACGAACTGCGCACCTACACAATCAAGCCGACCCGCCTCGCCGAGTGGCTGGCGCTGTACCAGAGCGACGCCCTGGCGGTGCAGACCGAGCACCTCGGCCGGCTGGTCGGCTTCTTCACCACCGAGTTCGGCGAGGCCAACCAGGTGGTGCACATCTGGGCCTACGAGAGCCTCGACGACCGCGCCGTGCGGCGCGCCAGCATGGCCGCCGACCCGCGCTGGACGGCGTTCGCGCGCAAGAACCGCGAGCTGGACGCGGTGGAGCGCCTGGAGTCGCGGCTGATGAAGCCGACCGGTTTTTCGCCCTTGCAGTAA
- a CDS encoding FAD-dependent oxidoreductase, with protein sequence MHTPDRIECDVLVIGSGASGLAAAVTAAHHGLKVVVAEKEPLLGGTSAWSGGWLWIPRNPLAVADGQLEEPDAPERYLREQLQRSELDPRQRAFLAHGPAMVEFFQRHTAVQFQSGSRMPDMHDGPGAVPGGRSLCAAPFDGRQLGEWIEKLRPPLDLISLAGMGIAGGADLAHFLDATRAPRSALYAAGRLLRHFRDCLLHGRSLHLVNGNALVARLLRSALDLKVSLLSEAPVRRLLERDGRVIGALLDHLGMPTEIHARRGVVLACGGFPHDRARIAELFPHAPDGHGHHSAAPPCNSGDGLRLGEAVGGRVADDLVHAGAWAPVSRVPRRDGNFGAFPHLMERAKPGFIAVRRDGRRFANESDSYHAFMSSLFAATPTGEAAEAWLIADRRARSRYGIGAVRPFPFPDAPWLGNGYLKRGDSLAELARQCDIDSEQLAASVALFNRHAARGEDPDFGRGASPYNRAQGEPRHGPNPSLGALEQGPFYAVKLVPGSLGTFAGLRTDACARVLDAGGQPIDGLFAVGNDMASVMDGHYPSGGITLGPGMTFGYLAGLALAGLRPATDDNRPSTRANPFSG encoded by the coding sequence ATGCACACGCCCGACAGAATCGAATGCGACGTGCTGGTGATCGGCTCCGGCGCGTCCGGGCTGGCCGCCGCGGTGACCGCCGCGCACCACGGCCTGAAGGTGGTGGTCGCCGAAAAGGAGCCGCTGCTCGGCGGCACCAGCGCCTGGTCCGGCGGCTGGCTGTGGATTCCGCGCAATCCGCTGGCGGTCGCCGACGGCCAGCTCGAGGAGCCCGATGCCCCCGAGCGCTACCTGCGCGAGCAGCTGCAGCGCAGCGAACTGGACCCGCGCCAGCGCGCCTTCCTCGCCCACGGCCCGGCGATGGTCGAGTTCTTCCAGCGCCACACCGCCGTGCAGTTCCAGTCCGGCAGCCGCATGCCGGACATGCACGACGGCCCCGGCGCGGTGCCGGGCGGGCGCTCGCTGTGCGCTGCTCCGTTCGACGGCCGCCAGCTCGGCGAGTGGATCGAGAAATTGCGCCCACCGCTGGACCTGATCAGCCTGGCCGGCATGGGCATCGCCGGCGGCGCCGATCTCGCCCACTTCCTCGACGCCACCCGCGCGCCACGATCGGCGCTGTACGCCGCCGGGCGCCTGCTGCGGCATTTTCGCGACTGCCTGCTGCACGGCCGCAGCCTGCACCTGGTCAACGGCAACGCCTTGGTCGCCCGCCTGCTGCGCAGCGCGCTGGACCTCAAGGTCAGCCTGCTCAGCGAAGCGCCGGTACGCCGCCTGCTCGAGCGCGACGGCCGGGTGATCGGCGCCCTGCTCGATCATCTCGGCATGCCGACCGAGATCCACGCCCGCCGTGGCGTGGTGCTGGCCTGCGGCGGCTTTCCCCACGATCGCGCGCGCATCGCCGAGCTGTTCCCCCACGCGCCGGATGGTCACGGTCACCACTCGGCGGCGCCGCCCTGCAACAGCGGCGACGGCCTGCGCCTGGGCGAGGCGGTCGGCGGACGGGTGGCGGACGATCTGGTCCACGCCGGCGCCTGGGCGCCGGTGTCGCGGGTGCCGCGCCGGGATGGCAACTTCGGCGCCTTCCCGCATCTGATGGAGCGCGCCAAGCCGGGCTTCATCGCCGTGCGTCGCGACGGCCGGCGCTTCGCCAACGAGTCCGACTCCTACCATGCCTTCATGAGTTCGCTGTTCGCCGCCACCCCGACCGGCGAGGCGGCTGAGGCCTGGCTGATCGCCGACCGCCGCGCGCGTAGCCGCTACGGCATCGGCGCGGTGCGGCCGTTCCCCTTCCCCGATGCGCCCTGGCTGGGCAACGGCTACTTGAAACGAGGCGACAGCCTCGCCGAGCTGGCCCGTCAGTGCGATATCGACTCGGAGCAGCTCGCCGCCAGCGTGGCGCTCTTCAACCGGCACGCCGCCCGCGGCGAGGACCCCGACTTCGGCCGCGGCGCCTCGCCCTACAACCGCGCCCAGGGCGAGCCCCGCCATGGCCCCAACCCGTCGCTGGGGGCACTGGAACAGGGGCCGTTCTACGCCGTGAAGCTGGTCCCCGGCAGCCTCGGCACCTTCGCCGGACTGCGCACCGACGCCTGCGCGCGGGTGCTGGATGCCGGCGGCCAGCCCATTGACGGACTGTTCGCCGTGGGCAACGACATGGCCAGCGTGATGGATGGCCACTATCCGAGCGGCGGCATCACCCTCGGCCCGGGGATGACCTTCGGCTATCTGGCCGGCCTGGCACTGGCCGGTTTGCGGCCCGCGACGGACGACAATAGACCTTCGACTAGAGCCAATCCCTTCTCAGGCTAA
- a CDS encoding OprD family porin, with amino-acid sequence MMSRTPLAVAIAALGSLSALSLPAAAAGFVEDSKASLNLRNYYINRDFRHADSTAQSRAEEWTQSFILNVQSGYTPGPVGFGVDAMGLYSVKLDGGEGTRGTQLLPIHDDGKPADDYGRLAVAGKAKLSNTELKVGEMMPVLPILRSDDGRSLPQTFQGGMLTSREITGLTLHGGQFRQNSPRNDASMEDMNAFGATSDRFNYAGGEYRFNQDRTLVGVWYAELEDIYDQQYFNLVHSQPLGDWTLGANLGYFIGGEHGDELAGELDNKTASGLFSARYKAHTFYVGLQKVSGDNGWMRVNGTSGGTLANDSLNASFDNPDERSWQVRYDYDFAALGVPGLTSMVRYIKGDDIDVNAAIDDGSEWIRDIELAYTVQAGPLKSLNVKWRTSSIRKDWVSNGTDFDEHRLIVNYPLNIF; translated from the coding sequence ATGATGTCCCGCACCCCCCTCGCCGTCGCCATCGCCGCCCTCGGCAGTCTGTCCGCCCTGTCCCTGCCGGCCGCAGCAGCAGGTTTCGTCGAGGACAGCAAGGCTTCGCTGAACCTGCGCAACTACTACATCAACCGCGACTTCCGCCATGCCGACAGCACCGCACAGAGCCGCGCCGAGGAATGGACACAGAGCTTCATCCTCAACGTGCAGTCTGGCTACACCCCGGGTCCGGTCGGCTTCGGCGTCGACGCCATGGGCTTGTACTCGGTGAAGCTCGACGGCGGCGAAGGCACCCGCGGCACCCAGCTACTGCCGATCCACGACGACGGCAAGCCGGCCGACGACTACGGCCGCCTGGCGGTGGCTGGCAAGGCCAAGCTGTCCAACACCGAGCTGAAGGTCGGCGAGATGATGCCGGTGCTGCCGATCCTGCGCTCGGACGACGGCCGTTCGCTGCCGCAAACCTTCCAGGGCGGCATGCTGACCTCCAGGGAAATCACCGGCCTGACTCTGCACGGCGGCCAGTTCCGCCAGAACAGCCCGCGCAACGACGCCAGCATGGAGGACATGAACGCCTTCGGCGCCACCTCCGACCGCTTCAACTACGCCGGCGGCGAGTACCGCTTCAACCAGGACCGCACCCTGGTCGGCGTCTGGTACGCCGAGCTGGAGGACATCTACGACCAGCAGTACTTCAACCTGGTGCACAGCCAGCCGCTCGGCGACTGGACCCTGGGCGCCAACCTCGGCTACTTCATCGGCGGCGAGCACGGCGACGAACTGGCCGGCGAGCTGGACAACAAGACCGCCTCGGGCCTGTTCTCCGCCAGGTACAAGGCGCACACCTTCTACGTCGGCCTGCAGAAGGTCAGCGGCGACAACGGCTGGATGCGCGTCAACGGCACCAGCGGCGGCACCCTGGCCAACGACAGCCTCAACGCCAGCTTCGACAACCCCGACGAGCGCTCCTGGCAGGTACGCTACGACTACGACTTCGCCGCCCTCGGCGTGCCCGGCCTGACTAGCATGGTCCGCTACATCAAGGGCGACGACATCGACGTCAACGCCGCCATCGACGACGGCTCGGAGTGGATCCGCGACATCGAGCTGGCCTACACCGTGCAGGCCGGTCCGCTGAAGAGCCTCAACGTCAAGTGGCGCACCTCGAGCATCCGCAAGGACTGGGTGAGCAACGGCACCGACTTCGACGAGCACCGCCTGATCGTCAACTACCCGCTGAACATCTTCTGA
- a CDS encoding FAD-dependent oxidoreductase translates to MTTAIHPSIAPSTAVHEYDLVVLGSGAAGFAAATTAACRGLRVLIVEKASTFGGTSAISGGAVWIPGSDQARAAGIEDSHEAVRTYLKKTIGAGYDAELVDTFIERGSEALRYLEQHSELAYALRPLSPDYYPDEDGATDRGRALEMVEYDGRRLGERFKDLKVPPQGMLLFGGMMVNRVDIQHFLNFRRSPQSLWHCLKLMARYGRDRLKHPRGTRLTVGNALIARLATTAFARGVELWLDCQAESLIVEDGTVRGVQLRRNGRSERVLARGGVVCATGGFGAAAQAASERPQSAAAHWSMSPETNTGDALRLAAAVSAASGQKLAANFFWAPVSVLRRPDGSLERFPHLVTDRAKPGIIAVDRSGRRFVNESNSYHCFVEAMFQGHAPCWLIADAEALGKYGMGLARPKPVDNSALIAAGYLHRADTPEALARAIGVDPQGLRATLELHNGDARTGVDRQFGKGGNSYNRHLGDPHQQPNPCLAPLEKAPFYAIRVDTGDLGSARGLRTDRHANVVDLDGAPIPGLYAAGNDMNSIMDGTYPGPGITLGPGITFGYIAASHIAERLLAGN, encoded by the coding sequence ATGACCACCGCAATCCATCCCTCCATCGCCCCCAGCACTGCCGTCCACGAATACGACCTGGTGGTGCTCGGCAGCGGCGCGGCCGGCTTCGCCGCCGCCACCACCGCCGCCTGCCGCGGCCTGCGCGTGCTGATCGTCGAGAAGGCGAGCACCTTCGGCGGCACCTCGGCGATCTCCGGCGGCGCCGTGTGGATCCCCGGCAGCGACCAGGCACGCGCCGCCGGCATCGAGGATTCGCACGAGGCGGTGCGCACCTACCTGAAGAAGACCATCGGCGCCGGTTACGACGCCGAACTGGTCGACACCTTCATCGAACGCGGCAGCGAGGCGCTGCGCTATCTCGAACAGCACAGCGAGCTGGCCTACGCCCTGCGCCCGCTCTCCCCGGACTACTACCCGGACGAGGACGGCGCCACCGACCGCGGCCGCGCCCTGGAGATGGTCGAGTACGACGGCCGCCGCCTCGGCGAGCGCTTCAAGGACCTCAAGGTGCCGCCGCAGGGCATGCTGCTGTTCGGCGGCATGATGGTGAACCGCGTCGACATCCAGCATTTCCTCAACTTCCGCCGCTCGCCGCAGTCGCTGTGGCACTGCCTCAAGCTGATGGCGCGCTACGGTCGCGACCGCCTCAAGCACCCGCGCGGCACCCGCCTGACCGTGGGCAACGCGCTGATCGCCCGGCTGGCCACCACCGCCTTCGCCAGGGGCGTCGAGCTGTGGCTGGACTGCCAGGCCGAGAGCCTGATCGTCGAGGACGGCACGGTGCGCGGCGTGCAGCTGCGCCGCAACGGGCGCAGCGAGCGGGTGCTGGCGCGCGGCGGGGTGGTCTGCGCCACCGGCGGCTTCGGCGCCGCCGCGCAGGCCGCGAGCGAACGGCCGCAGAGCGCCGCGGCGCACTGGAGCATGTCGCCGGAAACCAACACCGGCGACGCCCTGCGCCTGGCCGCGGCGGTGTCCGCCGCCAGTGGGCAGAAGCTGGCCGCCAACTTCTTCTGGGCGCCGGTGTCGGTGCTGCGCCGCCCGGACGGCAGTCTCGAGCGCTTCCCACACCTGGTCACCGACCGCGCCAAGCCGGGGATCATCGCCGTCGACAGGAGCGGCCGGCGCTTCGTCAACGAGTCCAACTCCTACCACTGCTTCGTCGAGGCGATGTTCCAGGGCCACGCGCCTTGCTGGCTGATCGCCGACGCCGAAGCCCTCGGCAAGTACGGCATGGGCCTGGCGCGGCCCAAGCCGGTCGACAACTCGGCGCTGATCGCCGCCGGCTACCTGCACCGCGCCGACACCCCCGAGGCGCTGGCCCGCGCCATCGGCGTCGACCCGCAGGGCCTGCGCGCCACCCTCGAGCTGCACAACGGCGATGCCCGCACTGGCGTCGACCGCCAGTTCGGCAAGGGCGGCAACAGCTACAACCGCCACCTCGGCGACCCGCACCAGCAGCCCAACCCCTGCCTGGCGCCGCTGGAGAAGGCTCCGTTCTACGCCATCCGCGTCGACACCGGCGATCTGGGCTCGGCGCGCGGCCTGCGTACCGACCGCCACGCCAACGTGGTCGACCTCGATGGCGCGCCCATCCCTGGGCTGTACGCCGCCGGCAACGACATGAACTCGATCATGGACGGCACCTACCCCGGCCCGGGCATCACCCTCGGCCCGGGCATCACCTTCGGCTACATCGCCGCCAGCCACATCGCCGAGCGCCTGCTGGCCGGCAACTGA
- a CDS encoding IclR family transcriptional regulator C-terminal domain-containing protein, whose translation MSQAEINPRDLIAGLQKGLALMQLFSEENPRLGVAQAARLSGLTPSAARRFLLTLVHEGFADSDGRQYWLTAKALRIGQAYVDSAQLPRMLRPVVEQVARTTQEHVAVGLRDGDDIVHVVRSRYSHIASLSIRPGSRAPLYCTASGRVWLAHLPEEELAGYFARVPRRQLTPHTRTEEAAIRAELAQIAAQGYALVDQEYEVGMRVLAVPLYGRGGRLQATLSITTHASRLSLEEMRLRYLLPLYEAQALLRPVLD comes from the coding sequence ATGAGCCAGGCGGAGATCAACCCGCGCGACCTGATCGCCGGCCTGCAGAAGGGCCTGGCCCTGATGCAGCTGTTCAGCGAGGAGAATCCGCGCCTCGGCGTGGCGCAGGCGGCCCGGCTGTCCGGGCTGACCCCCAGCGCGGCGCGGCGCTTCCTGCTGACCCTGGTGCACGAAGGCTTCGCCGACAGCGACGGCCGCCAGTACTGGCTGACCGCCAAGGCGCTGCGCATCGGCCAGGCCTACGTCGACTCGGCGCAGCTGCCGCGCATGCTGCGCCCGGTGGTCGAGCAGGTGGCGCGTACCACCCAGGAGCACGTCGCGGTGGGCCTGCGCGACGGCGACGACATCGTCCACGTGGTGCGCAGCCGCTACAGCCACATCGCCTCGCTGTCGATCCGCCCCGGCTCGCGGGCGCCGCTGTACTGCACCGCCAGCGGCCGGGTGTGGCTGGCGCACCTGCCCGAGGAGGAGCTGGCCGGTTACTTCGCACGGGTGCCGCGCCGCCAGCTGACCCCGCACACCCGCACTGAAGAGGCGGCGATCCGCGCCGAGCTGGCGCAGATCGCCGCGCAGGGCTATGCGCTGGTCGACCAGGAGTACGAGGTGGGCATGCGCGTGCTGGCGGTGCCGCTGTACGGACGCGGCGGGCGGCTGCAGGCGACCCTGTCCATCACCACCCACGCCTCGCGCCTCAGCCTGGAGGAGATGCGCCTGCGCTACCTGCTGCCGCTGTACGAGGCGCAGGCGCTGCTCAGGCCGGTGCTGGACTGA
- a CDS encoding MFS transporter, which translates to MSNSTARPVVSPQTFASVHPHAGVGEKIRAALAVGKMRWGMLALVFFATTLNYIDRAALGVMQPILAKEMSWTTMDYANINFWFQVGYAVGFLLQGRFIDRVGVKRAFFLAVLLWSLATGAHGLATSAVGFMICRFILGLTEAANYPACVKTTRLWFPAGERALATGIFNAGTNVGAMVTPALLPLILSVWGWQAAFIGMGLLGLVWLVFWALNYYNPEEHPTVSKAELEYIQKDVEPEPTKVPFSQILRRRGTWAFAVAYMITAPVFWFYLYWLPPFLNQQYGLGISVTQMGIPLILIWLTADFGSIGGGILSSFLIGRGVNPIRARLVSMLIFAACICSVVFAAKASGLWVAVLAISLAVGAHQAWTANIWSLVMDYTPKHLMSTVFGFGGMCAAIGGMFMTQIVGYVLTVTNNNYAVLFTIIPAMYFLALTWLYFMAPRKLEG; encoded by the coding sequence ATGTCCAACTCCACGGCTCGCCCAGTCGTATCGCCGCAGACGTTCGCCTCGGTGCACCCCCACGCCGGTGTCGGCGAGAAGATCCGCGCCGCCCTCGCCGTCGGCAAGATGCGCTGGGGCATGCTGGCCCTGGTGTTCTTCGCCACCACCCTGAACTACATCGACCGCGCCGCCCTCGGTGTGATGCAGCCAATCCTCGCCAAGGAGATGAGCTGGACCACCATGGACTACGCCAACATCAACTTCTGGTTCCAGGTCGGCTACGCGGTCGGCTTCCTGCTGCAGGGTCGCTTCATCGACAGGGTCGGCGTCAAGCGCGCCTTCTTCCTCGCCGTGCTGCTGTGGAGCCTGGCCACCGGCGCCCATGGCCTGGCGACCTCGGCGGTCGGCTTCATGATCTGCCGCTTCATCCTCGGCCTCACCGAGGCGGCCAACTACCCGGCCTGCGTGAAAACCACCCGTCTGTGGTTCCCGGCCGGGGAGCGCGCCCTGGCCACCGGCATCTTCAACGCCGGCACCAACGTCGGCGCCATGGTCACCCCGGCCCTGCTGCCGCTGATCCTGTCCGTCTGGGGCTGGCAGGCCGCCTTCATCGGCATGGGCCTGCTCGGCCTGGTCTGGCTGGTGTTCTGGGCGCTGAACTACTACAACCCGGAAGAACACCCGACCGTCAGCAAAGCCGAGCTGGAATACATCCAGAAGGACGTCGAGCCCGAACCGACCAAGGTGCCCTTCTCGCAGATCCTGCGCCGTCGCGGCACCTGGGCTTTCGCCGTGGCCTACATGATCACCGCGCCGGTGTTCTGGTTCTACCTGTACTGGCTGCCGCCGTTCCTCAACCAGCAGTACGGCCTGGGCATCAGCGTCACCCAGATGGGCATCCCGTTGATCCTGATCTGGCTGACCGCTGACTTCGGCAGCATCGGTGGCGGCATCCTGTCGTCGTTCCTGATTGGCCGCGGGGTCAACCCGATCCGCGCCCGCCTGGTGTCGATGCTGATCTTCGCTGCCTGCATCTGCTCGGTGGTGTTCGCCGCCAAGGCCAGCGGCCTGTGGGTCGCGGTGCTGGCGATCTCCCTGGCCGTGGGCGCCCACCAGGCCTGGACCGCCAACATCTGGAGCCTGGTGATGGACTACACGCCCAAGCACCTGATGAGCACCGTGTTCGGCTTCGGCGGTATGTGCGCGGCGATCGGCGGCATGTTCATGACCCAGATCGTCGGCTACGTGCTGACCGTCACCAACAACAACTACGCCGTGCTGTTCACCATCATCCCGGCCATGTACTTCCTGGCGCTGACCTGGCTGTACTTCATGGCGCCGCGCAAGCTGGAAGGCTGA
- a CDS encoding TetR/AcrR family transcriptional regulator: MSPVTAPLEARQPRKNNPEKTRQDILEAAIAEFAEHGLSGARVDAIAERTNVSKRMIYYYFTSKEQLYLAVLEKLYGDIRATEAALKLDELDPEAAIRRMVEFTFEHHDSNVDFIRLVSIENIHHGAHLAESQVIRSLNRSILAEIASILDRGVAAGVFRPGIEPRDLHLLISSFCFFRVSNRYTFATIHQVDFTDPETRARHKEMICEAVIRYVRA, from the coding sequence ATGTCGCCAGTCACCGCTCCCCTCGAGGCACGCCAGCCGCGCAAGAACAACCCGGAGAAGACCCGCCAGGACATCCTCGAGGCGGCCATCGCCGAGTTCGCCGAGCACGGCCTCAGCGGCGCGCGGGTGGATGCCATCGCCGAGCGCACCAACGTCTCCAAGCGAATGATCTACTACTACTTCACCAGCAAGGAGCAGCTCTACCTGGCCGTGCTGGAGAAGCTCTACGGCGACATCCGTGCCACCGAGGCGGCGCTCAAGCTCGACGAGCTGGACCCCGAGGCGGCGATCCGCCGCATGGTCGAGTTCACCTTCGAGCACCACGACAGCAACGTCGACTTCATCCGCCTGGTCAGCATCGAGAACATCCACCACGGCGCCCACTTGGCCGAGTCGCAGGTGATCCGCTCGTTGAACCGCTCGATCCTCGCCGAGATCGCCAGCATTCTCGACCGCGGCGTGGCCGCCGGGGTGTTCCGCCCAGGCATCGAGCCGCGCGACCTTCATCTGCTGATCAGCTCGTTCTGCTTCTTCCGCGTGTCCAACCGCTACACCTTCGCCACCATCCACCAAGTCGACTTCACCGACCCGGAAACCCGTGCGCGGCACAAGGAGATGATCTGCGAGGCGGTGATTCGGTACGTGAGGGCTTGA
- the quiC gene encoding 3-dehydroshikimate dehydratase QuiC, translating into MHRSIATVSLSGTLPEKLEAIAAAGFDGVEIFENDLLYYGGSPREVRRLAADLGLEITLFQPFRDFEGVRRDRLQRNLDRAERKFDLMQELGTDLVLVCSNVAADALGDRQILIDDLHLLAERAGARGLRIGYEALAWGRHVNTYQQVWDIVRAADHPSLGVLLDSFHTLSLKGDPSAIAEIPGDKIFFVQMADAPLLNMDVLEWSRHFRCFPGQGDFDLPGFLAPILKSGYRGPLSLEIFNDGFRAAPPRATAVDGLRSLLYLEEKTRLLLEEQHQPVEEGVLFAPPPASRYDGIEFLEFAVDGEHGAQLAQWLTRLGFVEAGSHRSKNVSLLRQGDINLVLNAEPYSFAHSFFEAHGPSLCATALRVRDSHQALERASQFGGQPYRSLIGPNEREIPAVRAPDGSLIYLADRDAEGHSIYDTDFDLKGNSDAGMLKRIDHVAMALPAEGMDSWVLFYKSLFDFEADDEVVLPDPYGLVKSRAIRSRCGSVRLPLNISENRNTAIARSLSTYRGSGVHHIAFDCDDIFVAVERAKEAGVPLLDIPMNYYDDLAARFDFDDDFLSRLAYFNILYDRDAQGGELFHVYTEPFAERFFFEILQRKNYAAYGAANVAVRLAALAHARSGRRSPKL; encoded by the coding sequence ATGCACCGTTCAATCGCCACCGTCTCGCTCAGCGGCACCCTGCCGGAGAAGCTCGAGGCCATCGCCGCCGCCGGTTTCGACGGCGTGGAAATCTTCGAGAACGACCTGCTCTACTACGGCGGCAGCCCGCGCGAGGTGCGCCGGCTGGCGGCCGATCTGGGCCTGGAGATCACCCTGTTCCAGCCGTTCCGCGACTTCGAGGGCGTGCGCCGCGACCGCCTGCAGCGCAACCTCGACCGCGCCGAGCGCAAGTTCGACCTGATGCAGGAGCTGGGCACCGACCTGGTGCTGGTGTGCAGCAATGTCGCCGCCGACGCCCTTGGCGACCGGCAGATCCTCATCGACGACCTGCACCTGCTGGCCGAACGCGCCGGCGCCCGCGGCCTGCGCATCGGCTACGAGGCGCTGGCCTGGGGCCGCCACGTCAACACTTACCAGCAGGTGTGGGACATCGTGCGCGCTGCCGACCACCCGAGCCTGGGCGTGCTGCTCGACAGCTTCCACACCCTGTCGCTCAAGGGCGACCCCAGCGCTATCGCCGAGATTCCCGGCGACAAGATCTTCTTCGTGCAGATGGCCGACGCGCCCCTCCTCAACATGGACGTGCTGGAGTGGAGCCGGCATTTCCGCTGCTTCCCGGGGCAGGGCGACTTCGATCTACCCGGCTTCCTCGCACCCATCCTCAAGAGCGGCTACCGCGGCCCGCTGTCGCTGGAGATCTTCAACGACGGCTTCCGCGCCGCGCCGCCGCGCGCCACCGCGGTGGACGGCCTGCGCTCGCTGCTGTACCTGGAGGAGAAGACCCGCCTGCTGCTGGAGGAACAGCACCAGCCGGTCGAGGAGGGTGTGCTGTTCGCCCCGCCGCCGGCCAGTCGCTACGACGGCATCGAGTTCCTCGAATTCGCCGTCGACGGCGAGCACGGCGCGCAGCTGGCACAGTGGTTGACCCGCTTGGGCTTCGTCGAGGCCGGCAGCCACCGTTCGAAGAACGTCAGCCTGCTGCGCCAGGGCGACATCAACCTGGTGCTCAACGCCGAGCCGTATTCCTTCGCCCACAGCTTCTTCGAGGCCCACGGCCCGTCGCTGTGCGCCACCGCGCTGCGCGTGCGCGACAGCCACCAGGCGCTGGAGCGCGCCAGCCAGTTCGGCGGCCAGCCGTACCGCAGCCTGATCGGCCCCAACGAGCGCGAGATCCCCGCGGTGCGCGCACCGGACGGTAGCCTGATCTACCTGGCCGACCGCGACGCCGAGGGCCACAGCATCTACGACACCGACTTCGACCTGAAGGGCAACAGCGACGCCGGCATGCTCAAGCGCATCGACCACGTGGCCATGGCCCTGCCGGCCGAGGGCATGGACTCCTGGGTGCTGTTCTACAAGAGCCTGTTCGACTTCGAGGCCGACGACGAGGTGGTGCTGCCCGATCCCTACGGGCTGGTGAAGAGCCGGGCGATCCGCAGCCGCTGCGGCAGCGTGCGCCTGCCGCTGAACATCTCGGAGAACCGCAACACCGCCATCGCCCGCTCGCTGTCCACCTACCGCGGCTCGGGCGTGCACCACATCGCCTTCGACTGCGACGACATCTTCGTCGCAGTCGAGCGCGCCAAGGAGGCCGGGGTGCCGCTGCTGGACATCCCGATGAACTACTACGACGACCTGGCCGCGCGCTTCGACTTCGACGATGACTTCCTCAGCAGGCTGGCCTACTTCAACATCCTCTACGACCGCGACGCCCAGGGCGGAGAGCTGTTCCACGTCTACACCGAGCCGTTTGCCGAGCGCTTCTTCTTCGAGATCCTGCAGCGCAAGAACTACGCTGCCTACGGCGCCGCCAACGTCGCCGTGCGCCTGGCCGCCCTGGCCCATGCCCGCTCCGGCCGGCGCAGCCCCAAGCTGTGA